A single window of Nicotiana sylvestris chromosome 5, ASM39365v2, whole genome shotgun sequence DNA harbors:
- the LOC138869729 gene encoding uncharacterized protein, whose translation MTEIESENEGQTINIENMQQTIGITEKLVETLNSFSSHEFDDSENELLDFNPMLDKGVTGKQRVEGGRERISVEDYIYELKRTNPGSLIHVKLTENEIANRSYIFHRIYICFAARKEGFKASCRKIVGVDSCWLKGPMYGTQLSIEVGLDANNNIFPIAYAVVEKETRDTWSWFLNYLSIDLEIDDYGGWTFMSDKQKCLLEAFIFGLLQAFNDVLPFVSHRFCVRHLYDNFRRTGFSGFSLRNAFWAAAKSMMVKFFHDRMSDLLNLDANVVSWLNDKPPSEWSRSHFNPNAKCDILLNIMCESFNSMILEARDKPIIILLEKSRYILMAWIQANRDKGEKWNLSDVCPRIKDILHKNELAAATFIP comes from the exons ATGACAGAGATAGAATCTGAGAATGAAGGTCAAACAATAAACATTGAAAATATGCAACAAACTATTGGAATTACTGAGAAACTAGTTGAAACATTAAACTCGTTTAGTAGTCATGAGTTTGACGATTCTGAAAATGAACTATTAGATTTCAATCCAATGCTTGATAAGGGAGTTACTGGAAAACAACGCGTTGAAGGTGGTAGAGAGCGTATTAGTGTCGAG GACTACATCTATGAGCTTAAAAGGACAAATCCAGGTAGTTTGATTCATGtgaaattaacagaaaatgaaaTAGCTAACAGGTCATATATATTTCACAGAATTTATATATGTTTTGCTGCTCGTAAGGAAGGCTTCAAGGCCAGTTGTAGAAAGATAGTTGGTGTAGATAGTTGTTGGTTAAAGGGACCGATGTATGGAACTCAATTGTCAATAGAAGTTGGACTTGATGCTAATAATAACATATTCCCAATCGCATATGCAGTTGTTGAAAAGGAAACACGGGATACGTGGTCATGGTTTTTGAACTACTTGTCTATTGATTTGGAGATTGATGATTATGGTGGTTGGACCTTCATGTCAGATAAACAAAAATGTCTTCTTGAAGCATTTATATTCG GTCTTCTTCAGGCATTTAACGATGTGTTGCCATTCGTCAGTCATAGATTCTGCGTGAGACACCTCTATGACAATTTTAGGAGGACTGGCTTTAGTGGTTTCTCCTTAAGGAATGCATTTTGGGCTGCTGCAAAGTCTATGATGGTGAAGTTCTTTCATGATCGCATGTCTGACCTTTTAAATTTAGATGCAAATGTTGTTTCTTGGTTAAATGACAAACCACCAAGTGAATGGTCTAGATCTCACTTCAATCCAAATGCTAAGTGTGATATCTTGTTGAATATCATGTGTGAATCTTTTAATAGCATGATACTTGAGGCTCGAGACAAGCCCATTATAATATTGTTAGAGAAATCAAGATACATATTGATGGCTTGGATACAAGCTAACAGGGATAAAGGAGAAAAATGGAATCTGAGTGATGTTTGCCCTAGAATCAAGGATATTTTACACAAAAATGAGCTGGCAGCAGCTACGTTTATTCCTTAA